From a single Shewanella donghaensis genomic region:
- a CDS encoding nucleoside-specific channel-forming Tsx family protein produces MKNVKTLALAATTIAAMAAPAMAADRGEDIRSGDYSWMQFNAMYAFDELPSGGESGHDYLEMEFGGRAGVVDLYGYVDVFNLFTQDSGDKGYGENRMFMKFAPRFSLDAITGLDLSVGPIQEVYFSTLFNWGGGPIAEDVNASFWGLGADVMVPWLGKTGMNIYAHYDMNGKDWNGYQFSMNWFKPVMNFDNGTFVSFQGYVDYQFGADDDYGNEFVPMSSNGGAAYFGLHWHSDNYALGYGLKAYKDVYLLEDGAGIVGLETTGFAHYLTATYKF; encoded by the coding sequence ATGAAAAATGTTAAAACTTTAGCTTTAGCTGCAACGACTATCGCTGCAATGGCCGCACCAGCAATGGCTGCTGACCGTGGCGAAGACATCCGTTCTGGTGATTACAGTTGGATGCAGTTCAATGCAATGTACGCTTTTGATGAATTACCAAGTGGTGGTGAAAGTGGTCACGATTACTTAGAAATGGAATTTGGCGGCCGTGCTGGTGTTGTTGATTTATACGGTTACGTTGATGTTTTCAACTTATTCACTCAAGATTCTGGTGATAAAGGTTACGGTGAAAACCGTATGTTCATGAAGTTTGCACCTCGTTTTTCTCTTGATGCAATTACTGGTTTAGACCTTTCAGTTGGTCCTATTCAAGAAGTTTACTTCTCTACTTTATTTAACTGGGGTGGCGGACCAATCGCAGAAGACGTGAATGCATCTTTCTGGGGTTTAGGTGCTGACGTTATGGTTCCATGGTTAGGTAAAACTGGCATGAACATATACGCTCATTACGACATGAATGGTAAAGATTGGAATGGTTACCAATTCTCTATGAACTGGTTCAAGCCGGTAATGAACTTTGATAACGGAACTTTCGTTTCTTTCCAGGGTTACGTTGATTACCAATTTGGTGCTGACGATGATTACGGCAATGAGTTTGTACCTATGTCTAGCAACGGTGGCGCAGCATACTTCGGTTTACATTGGCATTCAGACAACTACGCTCTAGGTTATGGCTTAAAAGCGTATAAAGACGTTTACCTTCTTGAAGATGGTGCTGGTATCGTAGGTTTAGAAACTACTGGTTTCGCTCACTACCTAACAGCTACTTACAAGTTCTAA
- a CDS encoding NupC/NupG family nucleoside CNT transporter encodes MDILMSLVGVVTILAIGYALSNNRKAISARTVLGALAIQAFFAGFVLYVPVGQQILGGVSQGVADVIGYSQAGINFLFGGLGTDAMFANGVGFVFAIRVLPVIIFFSSLIAVLYYLGVMQVVIKFIGGALQKALGTSRTESMSATANIFVGQTEAPLVVRPFIPTMTNSELFAIMVGGLASIAGAVLAGYAGMGVKIEYLVAASFMAAPGGLMMAKLMHPETEVAKNDMSDLPEDTDKPANVIDAAASGAASGLHLALNVGAMLLAFVGLIAMINGMLGGIGGWFGIEALSLELILGYIFMPLAFLIGVPWNEAMVAGSFIGQKIVVNEFVAYLNFAPYLLDSSAEGFKVVAETGMMMSDRTKAIISFALCGFANLSSIAILLGGLGAMAPSRRHDLAKLGLRAVIAASLANLMSATLAGLFLAI; translated from the coding sequence ATGGATATACTAATGAGTCTAGTTGGGGTGGTTACCATACTAGCAATCGGTTATGCACTATCAAATAACAGAAAAGCAATTAGTGCTCGTACTGTTCTTGGTGCTTTAGCCATTCAAGCGTTTTTTGCGGGTTTCGTTTTATATGTGCCAGTTGGTCAGCAAATTCTTGGTGGTGTTTCACAAGGCGTTGCAGATGTAATTGGTTATTCTCAAGCTGGTATCAACTTCTTGTTTGGTGGTTTAGGTACTGATGCAATGTTTGCTAACGGTGTTGGTTTCGTATTCGCTATACGAGTGCTACCTGTTATCATTTTCTTCTCTTCATTAATCGCTGTTCTTTACTACCTAGGTGTTATGCAGGTAGTCATTAAGTTCATCGGTGGTGCTTTACAAAAAGCACTAGGTACAAGCCGTACTGAGTCTATGTCTGCTACAGCGAATATCTTCGTTGGTCAAACTGAAGCTCCACTTGTAGTGCGCCCTTTCATCCCTACTATGACGAACTCAGAATTGTTCGCTATCATGGTTGGTGGTCTTGCTTCTATTGCTGGTGCAGTATTAGCTGGCTATGCCGGTATGGGTGTGAAAATTGAGTACTTAGTTGCTGCATCATTCATGGCCGCTCCTGGTGGTTTGATGATGGCTAAACTAATGCATCCTGAAACTGAAGTTGCTAAAAATGACATGTCAGATCTTCCAGAAGATACTGATAAGCCTGCTAACGTAATTGATGCAGCAGCATCAGGTGCGGCTTCAGGTTTGCATTTAGCATTGAACGTAGGTGCTATGTTACTTGCATTCGTTGGTCTTATTGCAATGATCAATGGCATGCTAGGTGGTATCGGTGGATGGTTCGGTATTGAAGCTTTATCACTAGAGTTAATCCTAGGTTACATCTTTATGCCTTTAGCATTCTTAATCGGTGTACCTTGGAACGAAGCAATGGTTGCAGGTTCTTTCATCGGTCAAAAGATTGTTGTAAACGAATTCGTTGCATACCTTAACTTTGCTCCATACTTACTTGACTCTTCAGCTGAAGGTTTCAAGGTAGTAGCAGAAACTGGCATGATGATGTCTGATAGAACTAAAGCTATCATTTCATTCGCATTATGTGGATTCGCTAACTTATCGTCTATTGCGATTCTGTTAGGTGGTTTAGGCGCTATGGCTCCTAGTCGTCGCCATGACCTTGCTAAGCTTGGTTTACGTGCTGTAATTGCTGCATCATTAGCTAACTTAATGAGTGCAACACTTGCTGGTCTATTCTTAGCGATTTAA
- a CDS encoding TatD family hydrolase — MIDSHAHLDLADFDHDRATLFQQMHVNGIETALIPGIRESNWSKQIAIANEFNCYFALGIHPWYVPDDIPKSLDALNHHIGIHNADDNFVALGECGLDKLKGWGQPQIELLTGQLGMAIDWNLPVILHAVKAHPELLASLKTYQNQKGGVIHGFYGGPELAQSYIKLGYKLGIGGLLMNPHAKKLHKTVTEVDIKHFIIETDSPSMTPYNSVEKRNTPLQLSNFVQKIANLQKKTTVFILEQLDRNVSQLFEL, encoded by the coding sequence ATGATAGATTCCCACGCCCATTTAGATTTAGCTGATTTTGATCATGATAGAGCGACTTTATTTCAACAAATGCATGTAAATGGAATCGAAACGGCGTTAATTCCAGGTATTAGAGAGTCAAATTGGTCAAAACAAATAGCAATTGCTAACGAGTTTAATTGTTATTTTGCCCTTGGTATTCACCCTTGGTACGTGCCTGATGATATTCCTAAATCTTTAGATGCTCTAAATCATCATATCGGTATACATAATGCTGATGATAACTTCGTTGCATTAGGTGAATGTGGGCTTGATAAGCTAAAAGGTTGGGGCCAACCACAGATTGAACTGCTAACAGGGCAATTAGGCATGGCGATTGATTGGAATTTGCCGGTTATTTTACATGCTGTAAAAGCGCATCCAGAGTTATTAGCAAGCTTAAAGACATATCAAAATCAAAAAGGTGGCGTTATTCATGGCTTTTATGGTGGACCAGAATTAGCTCAATCCTATATAAAGCTAGGTTACAAATTAGGAATTGGAGGTTTACTCATGAACCCTCATGCGAAAAAATTACATAAAACGGTAACAGAAGTCGATATTAAACACTTCATAATTGAAACAGACTCCCCTAGCATGACCCCCTATAATTCAGTTGAAAAACGGAATACTCCGCTTCAACTGTCAAATTTTGTTCAAAAGATCGCAAATTTACAAAAAAAAACAACTGTTTTTATTTTAGAACAATTAGATCGAAACGTCTCTCAACTGTTTGAGCTGTAG
- the prfC gene encoding peptide chain release factor 3, translated as MSVQTVEVDKRRTFAIISHPDAGKTTITEKVLLFGQAIQVAGTVKGRGSKQHAKSDWMEMEKDRGISITTSVMQFPYSDCLVNLLDTPGHEDFSEDTYRTLTAVDSCLMVIDSAKGVEDRTRKLMEVTRLRDTPIVTFMNKCDRDIRDPMEVMDEVETELKIACAPITWPIGCGKSFKGVYHILRGEAILYQSGQGHKIQEVRTVKGLDNPELDEAIGTELAELLREELELVIGASHEFELEAFLAGKLSPVYFGTALGNFGVDHVLDGLIEWAPKPQPRGTEVRDIQAEEEKFSGFVFKIQANMDPKHRDRVAFMRIVSGKYEKGMKMHHVRVGKDVRISDALTFVAGDREQVEEAYPGDIIGLHNHGTIQIGDTFSQGEKLKFTGIPNFAPEMFRRIRLKDPLKQKQLLKGLVQLAEEGAVQVFRPLDTNDLIVGAVGVLQFEVVVGRLKSEYNVEAIYEGISVSTARWVYCKDERKLEEFRRKCSSNLALDGGNNLTYIAPTMVNLNLSMERYPDVDFAKTREN; from the coding sequence ATGTCAGTTCAAACTGTAGAGGTCGATAAACGTCGAACCTTCGCGATTATTTCGCATCCTGATGCCGGTAAGACCACTATTACTGAGAAAGTACTTTTATTCGGACAAGCAATTCAAGTTGCGGGTACCGTTAAAGGTCGTGGCTCTAAACAGCATGCAAAATCTGACTGGATGGAGATGGAAAAAGATCGTGGTATTTCTATTACTACTTCGGTAATGCAGTTTCCGTATAGTGATTGCCTAGTTAACCTACTTGATACACCGGGTCACGAAGATTTCTCTGAAGATACTTACCGTACCTTAACCGCGGTTGATTCTTGCCTCATGGTCATTGATTCAGCTAAAGGTGTAGAAGATCGAACCCGTAAATTAATGGAAGTCACTCGTTTACGTGATACGCCTATTGTCACTTTTATGAACAAATGTGACCGTGATATTCGTGATCCTATGGAAGTGATGGACGAAGTTGAGACTGAGCTGAAAATTGCGTGTGCACCAATTACATGGCCTATTGGCTGTGGTAAATCATTTAAAGGTGTTTACCATATTCTTCGTGGTGAAGCGATTTTGTATCAATCAGGTCAAGGTCATAAAATCCAAGAAGTACGCACAGTTAAAGGTCTTGATAATCCAGAGCTTGATGAAGCCATTGGTACTGAGCTGGCCGAGTTATTACGTGAAGAATTAGAATTAGTTATCGGCGCATCACACGAATTCGAATTAGAAGCATTTTTAGCGGGTAAGTTATCGCCAGTTTACTTTGGTACTGCACTCGGTAACTTTGGTGTTGACCATGTGCTTGATGGATTGATTGAGTGGGCTCCTAAACCACAACCTCGCGGAACGGAAGTACGTGACATACAAGCTGAAGAGGAAAAGTTCTCCGGCTTCGTATTTAAAATTCAAGCAAACATGGATCCAAAACATCGAGATCGTGTTGCGTTTATGCGTATTGTCTCTGGCAAGTATGAGAAAGGCATGAAAATGCACCACGTACGTGTCGGTAAAGATGTGCGTATCTCGGATGCATTGACATTTGTTGCTGGCGACCGTGAACAGGTTGAAGAAGCCTACCCTGGTGACATCATTGGTTTGCATAACCATGGCACCATTCAAATTGGTGATACGTTTAGCCAAGGTGAAAAGCTTAAGTTTACTGGTATACCTAACTTCGCACCGGAAATGTTCCGTCGTATTCGCTTAAAAGATCCTTTAAAGCAAAAGCAGTTACTGAAAGGGTTAGTACAGCTGGCTGAAGAAGGGGCGGTTCAGGTCTTTAGACCGCTTGATACCAACGACTTAATAGTAGGTGCGGTTGGTGTACTCCAGTTTGAAGTGGTTGTTGGACGCCTTAAGAGTGAATATAACGTCGAAGCTATTTACGAAGGTATTAGCGTGTCGACCGCTCGTTGGGTTTACTGTAAAGACGAACGTAAACTTGAAGAGTTCCGTCGCAAATGCAGTAGCAATTTAGCCTTAGATGGCGGTAATAACTTAACTTATATTGCTCCCACTATGGTCAATCTCAATTTATCGATGGAACGATACCCTGATGTTGATTTTGCTAAAACCCGAGAAAATTAA
- the nlpI gene encoding lipoprotein NlpI: protein MEHKLRTTVVALCVGASMLLSGCASLSGSSDSAASGKVMVAPNVPDYKLEVTLAKLNEILGSMELTAEQRARFHYDRGVIYDSVGLRLLARIDFHQAIKLQPNLADAYNFLGIYYTQEGEFEPAYESFDGVLELSPQYDYAYLNRGIALYYGERYELATQDMKSFLAKDPSDGYRALWLYLVQEPNNQEMAQTELLNNRKALSDQAWSSVLVDYYLGTLTKEQVFEAAKANLSQPKEYSERLCEAYFYLAKKAVEQQDYQLAVDYYRLTLATNIYDFVEHRYARIELGQAQQMLEQSQVTK, encoded by the coding sequence ATGGAACACAAATTACGTACCACTGTTGTAGCATTATGTGTTGGTGCCAGTATGTTATTGTCAGGTTGCGCATCACTTTCTGGAAGCAGCGATAGTGCAGCATCAGGCAAAGTAATGGTTGCACCGAATGTACCTGATTACAAATTAGAAGTGACATTGGCTAAGCTCAATGAAATTTTAGGTTCAATGGAGCTAACTGCTGAACAGCGAGCACGTTTTCATTATGATCGTGGCGTTATTTATGACAGTGTCGGTTTACGACTTCTAGCGAGAATTGATTTTCACCAAGCTATCAAATTACAGCCCAATCTTGCCGATGCTTATAATTTCTTAGGGATTTATTACACCCAAGAAGGTGAGTTTGAACCAGCCTATGAATCTTTCGATGGTGTGCTAGAACTTTCTCCTCAATATGATTATGCCTATTTGAACCGCGGTATTGCTTTGTACTACGGTGAACGTTATGAATTAGCTACGCAAGATATGAAGTCGTTTTTAGCAAAAGACCCATCAGATGGGTACCGTGCTTTGTGGCTTTATCTTGTTCAAGAGCCAAATAACCAAGAAATGGCACAAACTGAACTGCTAAACAATCGCAAAGCGCTAAGTGATCAAGCATGGTCATCAGTATTAGTAGATTATTACTTAGGTACATTGACTAAAGAACAGGTTTTTGAGGCTGCAAAGGCAAACTTAAGCCAACCTAAAGAATATTCTGAACGTCTATGTGAAGCGTATTTTTACTTAGCTAAAAAAGCGGTTGAACAACAAGATTACCAGCTTGCGGTCGATTATTATCGATTAACACTGGCGACAAACATTTATGATTTTGTTGAACATCGTTATGCAAGAATCGAATTAGGCCAAGCTCAGCAGATGCTTGAGCAGTCTCAAGTGACAAAATAA